A genomic window from Cutibacterium acnes includes:
- a CDS encoding FtsX-like permease family protein — MSARTTPEMPTSAVRLSGDAIARGRPHRRLINRLAVRDIGRHKLRSLLIVMLIALPVAIMSGLGVLLRSDGSVSGSQALNNYGDADMVISPISNWDGHCSQQGPTNTYCDDGAEPDAHQRAQQQTALANLRLPGHKLHPLRTTEASVSWRLATLSATVKAMDLTTMRPYRMEFPRGPMPTGNNIWVTTGAAKDYGWSVGSRVTVNGHRYTITGVVREEWPGNGPTFWVAPRSPLARGGELTYYVNGASLTRQQVEKLNASGVGVADRRAEESASQGDTFERDMFALILAAGVLSAIVVATIAAAAFAIGARQQRRMLALLGIIGAARRDLMGVMIHQGLLLGLTGALLGVGLGVGMGNGAVAIIRMVYPDYITYGVDWGYAAVGSVVGLLAALTACWFPARDVARQDALMGVKHAESAARPARRPTLAIVIAAIGLLAGVGGVIYGRRGTTGDVMVRLNIGIIVTIVVLYLAAVSAMPWLVDKVSGRKSSRLPIRFALRDLNRNRGRAVPGVAASMAITVLACAAVTFCDSLAIQDKAEYVPEFGDHIGVLAGEHDDGVRTSDDRVAGEIKRVTAVFGPHVKYLRPEEPVTCGQDGKYCTSSLEVTPKVPNGAMSSTVAIDDGTLYELLTGEKADGRVMKALDDGVVLFSPDATRISQAIISDHDERHGAGTTVLPAIHAPHHALGYGVPNLISRRTAAKVLGVSPDNMKTQSTTVWLRLPHTPTAKEGDRLQHSLMDVTGSPSEFIWEKGYSDISGTVMRWSAVVGTLLAVCVGAVVLALTLSDSRGSRTAIASVGASKATLRRMVAAQALVTTGLGQILGFLVGFVPVAVMTCVGPRWPMPMPLPWLALIVFAPPVLLALVTMVAVPVPRPRMQRLD; from the coding sequence ATGTCAGCCCGGACCACGCCCGAGATGCCGACTAGCGCGGTTCGCCTCTCCGGAGACGCTATTGCCCGAGGACGGCCCCACCGCCGTCTCATCAATCGCCTGGCCGTACGTGACATCGGCAGGCACAAGTTGCGCTCCCTACTTATCGTGATGCTCATAGCGTTACCGGTGGCCATCATGTCCGGATTAGGGGTGCTCCTGCGCTCGGATGGCAGTGTCTCCGGCAGCCAGGCCCTCAATAACTATGGTGACGCCGACATGGTCATCAGCCCGATATCAAATTGGGATGGTCACTGTTCCCAGCAAGGGCCGACTAACACGTACTGTGACGACGGTGCCGAGCCAGATGCGCACCAACGAGCCCAGCAACAGACGGCTCTGGCCAACCTGAGGCTGCCTGGCCACAAGCTGCACCCCTTGAGGACTACCGAGGCTAGCGTTTCCTGGCGGCTTGCCACCTTGTCGGCAACGGTTAAGGCGATGGACCTGACGACTATGCGTCCCTACCGCATGGAGTTCCCGCGTGGCCCCATGCCTACCGGCAATAACATCTGGGTGACCACCGGTGCTGCGAAAGATTATGGCTGGTCGGTGGGGTCCCGAGTAACCGTCAACGGGCACCGGTACACCATCACTGGGGTGGTCCGGGAAGAATGGCCGGGGAATGGTCCAACGTTCTGGGTAGCCCCTCGCAGCCCGTTGGCCCGTGGTGGAGAGCTCACTTATTACGTCAACGGTGCATCGCTCACGAGGCAACAAGTCGAGAAGCTTAATGCGTCCGGGGTGGGCGTCGCCGACCGCCGTGCCGAAGAGAGTGCCAGTCAAGGAGACACCTTCGAACGGGACATGTTTGCGCTGATACTGGCCGCTGGGGTGCTCTCGGCTATTGTCGTAGCCACTATCGCAGCCGCAGCATTCGCTATTGGCGCTCGTCAACAGCGGCGGATGCTCGCTCTGCTCGGCATTATCGGGGCCGCTCGACGTGACCTCATGGGTGTGATGATTCATCAGGGACTGCTGTTGGGCCTGACGGGGGCCCTCCTCGGGGTGGGCCTCGGCGTGGGTATGGGCAATGGCGCGGTGGCCATTATTCGAATGGTGTACCCCGACTACATCACCTATGGGGTCGATTGGGGATATGCCGCCGTCGGGTCCGTGGTCGGTCTGCTTGCGGCACTGACCGCTTGTTGGTTCCCGGCTCGTGACGTTGCCCGTCAAGACGCCCTCATGGGGGTCAAACATGCCGAATCTGCGGCACGGCCTGCGCGGCGACCAACGTTAGCGATCGTCATCGCGGCGATCGGTCTGCTCGCTGGTGTCGGTGGCGTCATATATGGCCGTCGTGGAACGACCGGCGACGTGATGGTGCGCCTGAATATTGGCATTATCGTCACCATTGTCGTGCTGTACCTGGCCGCTGTGTCTGCCATGCCCTGGTTGGTGGACAAGGTGTCGGGACGCAAATCGTCGCGGTTGCCGATCCGGTTCGCGCTGCGCGATCTTAACCGTAACCGAGGACGGGCGGTACCAGGGGTTGCCGCCTCCATGGCTATCACCGTGCTGGCATGCGCCGCCGTTACTTTTTGCGACAGTCTCGCCATCCAGGACAAGGCCGAATACGTCCCGGAGTTCGGAGACCACATTGGGGTTCTCGCTGGTGAACACGATGACGGGGTCAGGACTTCGGACGATCGTGTTGCCGGGGAGATCAAACGGGTCACTGCGGTTTTCGGGCCGCACGTGAAATATCTACGACCGGAGGAGCCGGTGACGTGCGGTCAGGACGGGAAGTACTGCACTAGCAGTCTCGAAGTCACCCCCAAAGTACCTAACGGAGCGATGTCGTCGACGGTGGCCATCGACGACGGTACTCTGTATGAGCTGCTGACTGGGGAGAAGGCAGACGGCAGGGTGATGAAGGCTCTCGATGATGGAGTCGTCCTGTTCTCGCCCGATGCCACACGGATTTCGCAGGCCATCATCTCTGACCATGACGAACGTCACGGTGCCGGCACCACCGTGCTTCCAGCTATCCATGCTCCCCACCATGCCCTGGGATACGGTGTGCCCAATCTCATCAGCCGTAGAACGGCAGCCAAGGTGCTTGGGGTAAGCCCCGACAACATGAAAACCCAATCCACAACGGTGTGGTTGCGGTTGCCGCATACTCCGACCGCGAAGGAAGGGGACCGTCTGCAACATTCCCTCATGGACGTCACCGGGTCACCCTCGGAGTTCATATGGGAAAAGGGGTACTCGGATATTTCCGGGACCGTGATGCGCTGGTCGGCGGTAGTGGGCACGCTGTTGGCGGTATGCGTGGGCGCCGTGGTATTGGCCTTGACTCTGTCCGACTCGAGGGGGTCGCGCACCGCCATCGCGTCGGTAGGGGCGTCAAAGGCGACCTTGAGACGAATGGTGGCAGCACAGGCCCTCGTGACGACAGGGCTTGGTCAGATCCTTGGCTTTCTCGTGGGGTTCGTGCCGGTTGCCGTTATGACGTGCGTCGGCCCCCGCTGGCCGATGCCAATGCCACTGCCGTGGCTGGCGCTCATCGTGTTCGCCCCGCCGGTGCTGCTGGCTTTAGTGACGATGGTCGCCGTACCAGTGCCGCGACCACGGATGCAGAGACTGGACTGA
- a CDS encoding threonine/serine ThrE exporter family protein produces MEPTLALNLGDAEMAIMQARRVVDLVTRVAVMAISVGGSASEAVAIALRITATYGVTVHIDITNTSVIVTQHRGLDEDPITVLRVVRSRSNDYQRLGELQLLVDDICDKTVGLEEAADRLAAITRSPRLYRQWFVTMNIGLMGAGLSTLFGGTVMDGVLSFFSTCIVDATVQAMARKRITNFFAQAAGGAIATAFALIVMVYMAASNHPLPLSPSLIVAAGIVSLLAGGSFVAASQDALDGYVVTSSGRFLEGFVQTGGVILGVITAMWIGLRLGVPGYISPALGFSTNPVLQMVAAAVIAVTFGISSHAGYRTLAICAALGAAAWAGYLLGMQLTGSVSAASGLAAMVAGFIAGLGAKRWKVPQLGLVTIAIVPLMPGVMMYRALYMIVNAQNETGGTSNAGWTLFLEALLVGVALAVGGSFGALLARPFTLPKDLRSRLATLASWGAGQAVPRERRRRRSQPPADPHHPALNNTETDPTVTGTWAR; encoded by the coding sequence GTGGAGCCGACTCTAGCTCTCAACCTGGGCGACGCCGAGATGGCAATCATGCAGGCTCGACGTGTCGTCGACCTCGTCACCCGCGTCGCGGTGATGGCGATCTCGGTTGGAGGTTCCGCGTCTGAGGCCGTCGCAATAGCCCTGCGCATCACCGCGACTTACGGAGTGACCGTCCATATCGACATTACGAACACTTCCGTCATCGTCACCCAGCATCGTGGACTGGACGAGGACCCCATCACCGTGTTGCGGGTGGTTCGTTCCCGCAGCAACGACTACCAGCGCCTGGGTGAACTGCAGTTGCTCGTCGATGACATTTGCGACAAGACCGTCGGGCTCGAGGAGGCCGCCGACCGCTTGGCCGCCATCACGCGTAGCCCCCGGTTGTACCGTCAGTGGTTCGTCACTATGAACATTGGTCTCATGGGGGCAGGGCTGTCCACCTTGTTCGGCGGTACCGTCATGGACGGCGTGCTGAGCTTCTTCTCGACGTGCATCGTCGACGCCACCGTTCAGGCGATGGCGCGCAAGCGGATCACGAATTTCTTTGCTCAGGCAGCCGGTGGCGCCATCGCGACCGCGTTCGCCCTTATCGTCATGGTGTACATGGCGGCTTCCAATCACCCTCTGCCGCTGTCTCCGTCCCTCATCGTCGCCGCCGGAATCGTCTCCCTGCTGGCCGGCGGCTCTTTCGTCGCGGCCTCCCAGGACGCCCTCGACGGCTACGTCGTCACAAGTTCCGGACGATTCCTGGAAGGGTTTGTACAAACCGGTGGCGTCATCCTCGGCGTCATCACGGCGATGTGGATCGGACTGAGGCTCGGAGTGCCCGGGTACATCTCGCCCGCCCTGGGGTTCTCCACCAACCCGGTCCTCCAGATGGTCGCTGCCGCGGTCATCGCCGTGACCTTCGGCATTTCTTCTCACGCTGGATACCGCACCCTGGCGATCTGTGCGGCCTTGGGGGCGGCAGCCTGGGCCGGATACCTCCTCGGCATGCAGTTGACGGGATCTGTGTCGGCAGCGTCAGGACTCGCAGCCATGGTGGCAGGCTTTATCGCAGGCCTGGGAGCGAAGCGCTGGAAGGTGCCTCAGCTAGGTCTGGTGACGATCGCCATCGTCCCCCTCATGCCCGGCGTCATGATGTACCGAGCCCTGTACATGATCGTCAATGCGCAAAACGAAACCGGCGGCACCTCAAACGCTGGGTGGACCCTCTTTCTAGAGGCCCTGCTCGTCGGTGTGGCGCTAGCCGTCGGAGGCAGCTTCGGCGCGCTGCTGGCCCGTCCATTCACTCTCCCGAAGGATCTGCGGTCCCGGTTGGCGACCCTCGCTTCCTGGGGTGCTGGTCAAGCCGTCCCGCGTGAACGGCGCCGTCGGCGATCCCAGCCCCCGGCGGATCCGCACCATCCAGCTCTCAACAACACTGAGACTGACCCGACTGTGACGGGAACTTGGGCACGGTAG
- a CDS encoding HAD hydrolase family protein — translation MLIATDLDGTFLTPDTTVSPRNRAAVKAAEAAGIHVIPVTGRAIGGLRVIGPVFHRYALVSNGAVGTDMSTGETLFTETMSARTVKSYVDQLTAECPGVVFCAEVGDSSVFLVEEGYDEIVPAFESENDPAEHVLVSRKELCSSEAVKLMIVHPTVPASDIYQLSRRLRVPGVHATWAGFTVAEAGPADVTKASGLERICQLLGEDRANVVALGDGANDVEMLQWAGVSYAMSGAKPEAIAAADRRAPSCEEDGFAVVVEELLASR, via the coding sequence GTGCTCATCGCGACCGACCTCGACGGAACCTTCCTCACCCCCGACACCACCGTGTCTCCTCGAAACCGGGCTGCCGTGAAGGCCGCCGAGGCAGCTGGTATTCACGTCATTCCGGTAACGGGACGGGCTATTGGTGGGCTGCGCGTCATCGGTCCGGTCTTTCACCGGTATGCCCTGGTGTCTAACGGTGCTGTCGGTACGGACATGTCCACTGGCGAGACTCTCTTCACCGAGACGATGTCGGCTCGCACCGTGAAGTCCTACGTCGACCAACTCACTGCCGAGTGTCCGGGGGTGGTGTTCTGTGCGGAGGTTGGGGATTCCTCAGTCTTTCTCGTTGAGGAGGGGTACGACGAGATTGTCCCTGCCTTTGAGTCTGAGAACGATCCCGCCGAGCACGTTCTCGTCAGTCGTAAGGAGCTGTGCTCTAGTGAAGCCGTCAAGCTCATGATCGTGCACCCGACAGTGCCTGCCTCAGATATCTACCAGTTGTCTAGGCGCCTGCGGGTGCCCGGAGTTCACGCTACGTGGGCGGGGTTCACGGTGGCCGAGGCCGGACCGGCCGACGTGACGAAGGCCAGTGGTCTAGAACGCATCTGTCAGCTCCTCGGCGAGGATCGTGCCAATGTCGTCGCTCTGGGAGACGGGGCCAATGACGTTGAGATGTTGCAGTGGGCCGGTGTGTCTTACGCGATGAGCGGCGCCAAGCCGGAGGCGATTGCTGCCGCGGACAGGCGCGCTCCCTCCTGCGAAGAGGATGGTTTCGCCGTTGTTGTCGAGGAGTTGCTGGCATCTCGATAA
- a CDS encoding Cof-type HAD-IIB family hydrolase produces the protein MLIATDLDGTLLTPDGTISPRTRDAIRVAEKAGVPVVPVTARQIYGIEKWRDDLGRWALCSNGAICWDLQARTVLFRQLMPGAVANEFAHRLLDAAPGTRFLTIKDDGLTFASQRGYTELTTFADHSREPSDMPALDLDEVLDGDCLKMVARHPNLSVEELAARAASVGMADEVHVTTSGKPMLEISAKGVAKDSGLSMLCDHLGIDRADTVAFGDGANDVEMLAWVGDSYAMAHAVPLAVAAARHRAPSNAEDGVAQVIEKLLSMRER, from the coding sequence GTGCTCATCGCAACTGACCTTGACGGAACCCTCCTGACTCCTGACGGCACTATCAGCCCTCGCACTCGTGATGCCATTCGCGTCGCAGAGAAGGCCGGGGTGCCGGTGGTGCCAGTCACCGCACGGCAGATCTACGGTATTGAGAAGTGGCGTGACGATTTAGGCCGCTGGGCACTGTGCTCCAACGGCGCCATTTGCTGGGACCTCCAAGCTCGCACCGTACTCTTTCGCCAACTCATGCCGGGTGCCGTGGCGAACGAGTTCGCCCACCGTCTCCTCGATGCCGCTCCCGGCACCCGCTTTCTGACGATCAAGGACGACGGGCTCACTTTCGCCTCCCAGCGCGGCTATACCGAATTGACGACGTTCGCTGACCATTCCCGCGAGCCTTCCGACATGCCCGCCCTGGATCTCGACGAGGTGCTTGACGGAGACTGCCTCAAAATGGTCGCTCGCCATCCGAACCTGTCCGTCGAGGAACTCGCTGCGCGCGCGGCGAGCGTCGGTATGGCTGACGAGGTACACGTCACTACCTCGGGGAAGCCGATGCTAGAGATTAGTGCTAAGGGGGTGGCCAAAGACTCCGGTTTGTCCATGCTGTGCGATCACCTGGGCATTGACCGGGCCGACACCGTGGCTTTCGGTGACGGAGCTAATGACGTCGAGATGCTCGCCTGGGTGGGAGACTCCTACGCGATGGCTCATGCGGTGCCGTTGGCGGTCGCAGCGGCCCGTCACCGGGCGCCGTCGAATGCCGAGGATGGGGTTGCGCAGGTCATCGAGAAGCTGCTGTCCATGAGAGAACGGTGA